The Meriones unguiculatus strain TT.TT164.6M chromosome 1, Bangor_MerUng_6.1, whole genome shotgun sequence genome has a segment encoding these proteins:
- the Slc3a2 gene encoding amino acid transporter heavy chain SLC3A2, whose protein sequence is MDAGPTEHPTGGVSVPRQPPSAQTGPDVQAVSAAGDSGTMSQDTEVDMKEVELNEIEPEKQPMNAADGAAAGEKNGLVKIKVAEDEGEAGAKFTGLSKEELLKVAGSPGWVRTRWALLLLFWLGWLGMLAGAVVIIVRAPRCRELPVQRWWHEGALYRVGDIQAFLGPEAGGIVGLKKHLEYLSTLKVKGLVLGPIHKNQKDEINGTDLKQIDPTLGSQENFKDLLQCAKKKSIHIILDLTPNYRGQNTWFLPAQADIVATKMKEALSSWLQDGVDGFQVRDVEKLKDSSLYLAEWQNITKNFSEDRLLIAGTESSDLQQILSILESTKDLLLTSSYLSNSSFTGEDTEFLVTRYLNATGSHWCTWSVSQAGLMTTFVPAQLLRLYQLLLFTLPGTPVFSYGDEIGLQATALPGQPVEAPFMPWDETSISHSPRPVSSNMTVKGQEEDSGSLLTQFRRLGDLRGKERSLLHGDFHALTSSSGLFAYIRHWDQNERYLVVLNFQDVAVSARLGSSSLPDGMNLPVSADLFLSTNSARQSHEEDASLNLENLSLNPHEGLLLQFPYVA, encoded by the exons ATGGATGCTGGACCCACCGAACACCCCACCGGCGGCGTCTCGGTTCCCCGCCAGCCGCCCAGCGCGCAGACGGGACCTGACGTCCAGGCTGTCAGCGCTGCGGGCGACTCAG GCACCATGAGCCAGGACACCGAAGTGGACATGAAAGAGGTGGAGCTGAACGAGATAGAACCGGAGAAGCAGCCTATGAATGCAGCGGATGGGGCGGCGGCCGGGGAGAAGAACGGTCTGGTGAAGATCAAGGTGGCCGAAGACGAGGGGGAGGCCGGGGCCAAGTTCACGGGCTTGTCCAAGGAGGAGCTGTTGAAGGTAGCGGGCAGCCCGGGCTGGGTGCGCACCCGCTGGGCGCTACTGCTGCTCTTCTGGCTCGGCTGGCTCGGCATGCTGGCGGGAGCCGTGGTAATCATCGTTCGGGCGCCGCGCTGCCGTGAGCTCCCGGTACAGAGGTGGTGGCACGAGGGCGCCCTCTACCGCGTCGGCGACATCCAGGCCTTCCTAGGCCCGGAAGCCGGAGGCATAGTTG GTCTGAAGAAGCATCTGGAGTACTTGAGCACCCTGAAGGTGAAGGGCCTAGTGTTGGGCCCAATTCACAAGAACCAGAAGGATGAAATCAATGGAACCGACTTGAAACAGATTGACCCCACGTTAGGCTCTCAGGAAAATTTTAAAGACCTTCTACAATGTGCCAAGAAAAAGA GCATTCATATCATTTTGGACCTTACTCCTAACTACCGGGGCCAGAACACATGGTTCCTCCCTGCTCAGGCCGACATTGTAGCCACCAAAATGAAG GAAGCTCTGAGCTCTTGGTTGCAGGATGGTGTAGATGGGTTCCAAGTTCGGGATGTGGAAAAGCTGAAG GATTCATCCTTGTACTTGGCAGAATGGCAGAATATCACCAAGAACTTCAGTGAGGATAG GCTTTTGATTGCAGGGACtgagtcctctgacctccagcaaATTTTGAGCATACTTGAATCTACCAAGGACCTGCTGTTGACTAGCTCATACCTGTCAAATTCCAGTTTCACTGGGGAGGATACAGAATTCTTAGTCACTAGATATTTGAATGCCACTGGCAGTCACTGGTGCACTTGGAGT GTGTCTCAGGCAGGACTCATGACGACCTTTgtaccagctcaacttctccgaCTCTATCAGCTGCTGCTCTTTACTCTGCCAGGGACCCCTGTTTTCAGCTATGGGGATGAGATTGGCCTGCAGGCAACTGCCCTTCCTGGACAG CCTGTGGAGGCCCCATTCATGCCATGGGATGAGACCAGCATCTCCCACAGCCCAAGACCTGTAAGCTCCAATATGACAGTGAAG GGACAGGAAGAAGACTCTGGCTCCCTCCTTACCCAATTTCGGCGGCTGGGTGACCTTCGGGGTAAGGAACGCTCTCTGTTACACGGAGACTTCCATGCACTGACCTCCTCATCTGGCCTCTTCGCCTACATCCGCCACTGGGACCAGAATGAGCGCTACCTGGTGGTGCTCAACTTTCAGGATGTGGCTGTGTCAGCCAGGCTAGGGTCCTCCAGCCTCCCTGATGGCATGAACCTGCCAGTCAGCGCTGACCTGTTTCTCAGTACTAACAGTGCCCGGCAAAGCCATGAGGAGGATGCCTCCCTGAACCTGGAAAACCTGAGCCTGAACCCTCATGAGGGCTTGCTGTTACAGTTCCCTTATGTGGCCTGA